CACGGGGAGGAACGAGATGTTCGGATCCGGGGTAGCCGGCGCTCAACGTCGCCCAGGGAGCGACGAGCGTTCCCTCGCCGATGTGGATGCCGCGCTCGCCGAAGAGCGCGGCGGGCGGAAACGCGATGATGCTCCCGGCCCCGATGTGGCCGAATCGCTCGCTGCGGGCGGAGTCGGGATGGATCGCACCGCGTGACTGCACGAAGCGCCACGCCCGGTGCACGCCTTCCCCGGTGGCCCGGCGAACCCGTCGTCGTACACCGAGGGAGAGGGCCACGGGGCGGAGCTTAGAGCGCGCTGCTCCGGATCGCCCTGCTCCGCGACGCAGGGTTCAGTCGTCGATGATCTCGATGGCGAACTCGGGGCAGTTGTCGGCCGCGAGCCGCGCCTTCTCCTCGAGTTCGGCCGGCACGACGCCGTCGACCAGCAGGATCGCGTAGCCCTCGTCGTCGGTGTCGAACAGTTCGGGAGCGAGCATGTAGCAGCGGTTGTGGCCCTGGCAGGCGTCGCGGTCGTACGTGATCTTCACGGGATCAACTCTCTTCCACTGGGTTCAGGCGGATCGGCATCGAGCGGGGACCGCGGACCTGGCCGGTGGACCAGGTGACGGCATCGGGATCGGCCAGCTCGAAGTCGGGGAACGCGTCCATCCATTCCTCGAGCGCCACACGCATCTCCATGCGGGCGAGGTTGGAGCCGACGCAGCGATGGATGCCGAGACCGAACGCAGTGTGGCGGTTGCGCTGACGATCGATGATGAACTTGTCGGCGTTCTCGAACGCGTCGGGATCGCGGTTGGCGGCCGGGAACGGCAGGAGGGCCCAGTCGCCCTCCTTCATGGGGCAGCCGCCGATCTCGACGTCTTCGGCAACGAGGCGGGCCATCGTGACGGGAGCGTAGAACCGCAGGAACTCCTCGAGCGCGAACGGGCGGACGTCGGGGTCCTGGATCCAACGGTCGCGGTCGGCGGGGTTCTGGGCCATGTGCCAGATACTCGAGCCGATGCCGGACCATGTGGTGTCGATACCGGCGATGATGAGCAGCGCGATGGTGCCGCGGACGTGCTCGTCGAGAAGGGGCATCCCTTCGATGTCGCCGGTGCACAGATAGCTGATCAGGTCGTCGCCGAGGTTCTCGCGCCGCTCCTTGACCTTGGTGTCGAGGTAGTAGTCGAGCGTGTCTTCCCACGACTCGACGGAGTTCTGGCCGGGCTCCTCCAGGATGCGGTGGATGAACACGCGGAAGCGATCGCCGTCCTCACGGGGCAGGGCCAGCATGTCGGCGATCACCCGGACGGGGATGTGCTGGGCGTACTCGGTTGCCGCATCGACCTCGTCGAGACCCTTGGACTTGATGTCGGCGATCAGATCTCGGCAGGTCTCGCGGGCGTTGGGCTCCCAGCTGTCGATGGCCTTCGGGGAGAAGAACTCGAGCAGGAACTTCCGGGCGATCGCGTGGAACGGCGGGTCGGACGTGATCGGCGGGGCATAGCCCATCGGCCGGGGGACCTCGGGGCGCCAATCGGTGACGATCACACCCTGGGAGGTGAAGTGTTCGGTGTCCTTGGCGATCGTCGCCACATCCTCGTGCCTGGTCGGCAGCCAGGCGCCGCCGAACCGTTCGGTGTGGGCGACGGGACAAGTCTCACGCAGTTCGTCCCAGATCTGTGGCGCGGCCGCGGCATAGTCGGGATGCGTGTGGTCGAAGTCGGTGGCCCAGTCGGCGACCGGCGGGCGAGGAATATCAGGCATGGGTACTCCGGAGGCGAATTACGGCGTAAGCCTACCCCGCCAGCGTCGGCAGAATCGGCCCGGAAATGACCCCGTCAGCCGAGGAGTCCCTCATAGGGGTCGGAGGGGTGACGGCCGGCCCGGAGGTCGTCGAATCGCCGCTCGGCCGCGGGCAGCGTGAGTTCGTGGGTGAGGACCCAGAACTCGTCGTTCACGACGGCGTCGTGGACGCGATCGGCGACCGTGGTCGTCGGGATGCCCATCAGCGAGATGATCTCCCGGAGCGGCGCCATGGTGGCGGCCGATTCGGGCGCCATCTCGACGCCGTCGGTGCGGTTGCGTTCGCTCTCGAAGATCTTCGTGTCGACCAGGTTCGGGCACAGGACGCTGACACCGACCCCCTGCGGATGGATCTCCCGCCACAGCGCTTCGCTCATGCCGACGACGGCGTGTTTCGTCGCACAGTAGAGCCCGAGGGCCGGGTTGGTCACCAGGCCCGCCTCGCTGGCGGTGTTGACGACATGGCCGGCGCCCTGTTCGAGGAAATAGGGGACGAACGCGGTGACGCCGTGGGCGACGCCGAGGATGTTGACGTCGACGGCCCATCGCCAGTCGGCCGGTGTGGTCGCCGCCATCGGTCCGCCCGGGGCGACGCCGGCGTTGTTGCAGACGACGTGGGCGGCGCCGAAGACGGACAGTGCCTGGTCGCGCAGCGCCTCGACGGCGGCGGGGTCGCGCACGTCGGTGAGCACGCCGAGCACGGCGGCTCCGTCGGATTCGAGCCGTGTCGCTTCGCGGGCGAGCGTCTCCTCCTCGATGTCGGCCATCACGACCGACATCCCCGCGGCGACGAATCGCTCGGTGAGCGCCAGGCCGATGCCTCCGGCCGCTCCGGTGACGACCGCAGTGCGGCCCGCGAGATCCTGCATGTCTGCCTCCTGGTCAGAGGCGAACGTTAGGTCGCCGGACGGTTCCTCCACGAAAACCACGCCGCCAGCGCGAGGATGAATCCCAGTACGCCGACGAAGATGAACGCCTCGGGGAAGATCGACGATCGGGGATCGCCCAGCTGGGCGCGGATCTCGGCGGTCGACGGTGCACCGGTGTCGTTCGGCGCATACGGGGTGGCGTCGAAACCGATCTCGCCGGCATCGTCGAGCAGGCGCGTGCCGGTGCAGGTGTTGGTCTCGTAGAAGCCGTCCTCGAGGTCGAGGCTGCCGTCACGGGTGGCGAAGACGAGAGAGATCCCGTCGCCGTCGAGGTGATCGGCGCAGGTGTCGTCGGCCGGGGTCGCGATGCCTTGGAGGCGATTCACATCGCCCTTGAACACGTCGCTGACCTGGAGGACGACGACTGCGACGGGTTCCCCCTCGCGGGCCGGGTAGGTGCGGACGACCTGACCGATGAACACGGCGTCGGCGTTGTCGAATGCGGTGGCGTCGTCGACCTCTCCACACGAGCAGGCACCTGCTGGTGAGGCGGCGGCGACCATCGTTGCCGACGTGATGATCGCGACGACGAACGCGAACGAGACAACTCGGCGCATCATGACTCCCTGCTCTTCTTGGCGATACGTGAGGCGACGAACGCCCCGATGATGCCCACGGCGATGAACCCGATCACGAACACGCCGCCCCCGGTGAAGGGTTCGGCGATCTCCTCGGCGGCCGACGTCGGCCGTAGGACGGTGGTCGTGGTGGTCGGTGCGTCGGCGATCGGAGCAACGGCTTCGAGCGGTGGCTCGGCATCGAGCGGCCCGAGCGCGGCCTCTCGATGGCCGCCGCAGGTTGCGGCCTCGAGGTCGCCGATCGGATAGCCGGGCCGGGTCTCGGACCCGTCGATGACATCGGCGAAGACGAAGTAGGTGGTGCCGGCGACGAACTCGGACCCACAGTGATCCTCATCGGAGGGATCGGCGGCGGCCGGCGAGTACAGCAGCTCGGTCTGGCGCGCGTCGCCCTTGTAGACGCGGGCCACATCGAAGGTCCACACGACCAGGT
This is a stretch of genomic DNA from Acidimicrobiales bacterium. It encodes these proteins:
- a CDS encoding cytochrome P450 produces the protein MPDIPRPPVADWATDFDHTHPDYAAAAPQIWDELRETCPVAHTERFGGAWLPTRHEDVATIAKDTEHFTSQGVIVTDWRPEVPRPMGYAPPITSDPPFHAIARKFLLEFFSPKAIDSWEPNARETCRDLIADIKSKGLDEVDAATEYAQHIPVRVIADMLALPREDGDRFRVFIHRILEEPGQNSVESWEDTLDYYLDTKVKERRENLGDDLISYLCTGDIEGMPLLDEHVRGTIALLIIAGIDTTWSGIGSSIWHMAQNPADRDRWIQDPDVRPFALEEFLRFYAPVTMARLVAEDVEIGGCPMKEGDWALLPFPAANRDPDAFENADKFIIDRQRNRHTAFGLGIHRCVGSNLARMEMRVALEEWMDAFPDFELADPDAVTWSTGQVRGPRSMPIRLNPVEES
- a CDS encoding ferredoxin, whose amino-acid sequence is MKITYDRDACQGHNRCYMLAPELFDTDDEGYAILLVDGVVPAELEEKARLAADNCPEFAIEIIDD
- a CDS encoding SDR family NAD(P)-dependent oxidoreductase, whose amino-acid sequence is MQDLAGRTAVVTGAAGGIGLALTERFVAAGMSVVMADIEEETLAREATRLESDGAAVLGVLTDVRDPAAVEALRDQALSVFGAAHVVCNNAGVAPGGPMAATTPADWRWAVDVNILGVAHGVTAFVPYFLEQGAGHVVNTASEAGLVTNPALGLYCATKHAVVGMSEALWREIHPQGVGVSVLCPNLVDTKIFESERNRTDGVEMAPESAATMAPLREIISLMGIPTTTVADRVHDAVVNDEFWVLTHELTLPAAERRFDDLRAGRHPSDPYEGLLG